One window of Sphingobium sp. HWE2-09 genomic DNA carries:
- a CDS encoding aromatic ring-hydroxylating oxygenase subunit alpha: protein MNSVSVRPGRDWVRRDDQASQVGPSYQDCLAEDKIVPPEDIRCTSNDPDLLSYDFTRHRYFDKEFHDREVKGLWSRVWQMACREEEIPEAGDISVYEIAGSSFIIVRGEDLKIRAFRNTCMHRGMKLCEQDTVVSELKCPFHGFTWDLAGNLIDVPMRWDFPNMKDNSVRLSEVQVGLWGGFVFINPDPDAPSLESFLGVLPRHMSGYMDYSDKYITRHVKKIFPCNWKLGVEVFLESYHTLVTHPQFTGFLADENGQYDVYGPHVSRFILPTGKQAPAIAENLSDQAVVNEFFIENELGTPPTVPQGVTARAFLSEYMRDFYTAKSGRDYSSCPETELIDTTQYSLFPNLIVWRTLLFPAVYRIRPNGNDPHSCIWEWYFMADVPASGIRPPAAEMEDISDITFTEALKNYSPLMGVTYDQDFRNLTAIQQGISGALDVPMQFAEYQEIRIKHLEKTLDAYLDKYAPETALGQNAT, encoded by the coding sequence ATGAATAGTGTATCGGTTCGTCCCGGACGGGATTGGGTACGGCGCGATGATCAGGCCAGCCAGGTAGGGCCATCCTATCAAGATTGCCTGGCCGAAGACAAGATCGTTCCGCCGGAGGACATCAGATGCACTTCCAATGACCCTGATCTTCTGTCCTACGACTTCACGCGCCATCGGTATTTCGACAAGGAGTTCCATGATCGCGAGGTCAAAGGCCTGTGGTCGCGCGTTTGGCAAATGGCTTGCCGCGAAGAGGAAATTCCTGAGGCCGGGGATATCTCGGTTTACGAGATTGCCGGTTCTTCATTCATCATCGTTCGCGGTGAAGATCTGAAGATCCGGGCCTTCCGCAATACCTGCATGCACCGCGGGATGAAGCTTTGTGAGCAGGATACGGTTGTCAGCGAGTTGAAATGCCCATTCCATGGATTCACTTGGGACTTGGCAGGCAACCTCATCGATGTGCCCATGCGCTGGGATTTCCCGAACATGAAGGACAATTCCGTCCGTCTGTCCGAAGTGCAGGTGGGCCTGTGGGGCGGCTTTGTCTTCATCAACCCTGACCCCGACGCCCCCTCGCTCGAAAGCTTTCTTGGAGTTTTGCCTCGGCACATGTCGGGATACATGGACTACTCCGACAAGTACATCACTCGCCACGTCAAGAAGATTTTTCCTTGCAACTGGAAGCTGGGAGTAGAAGTATTCCTCGAAAGTTATCACACGCTGGTGACGCATCCCCAATTCACAGGATTCTTGGCGGACGAAAATGGACAATATGATGTGTACGGACCACATGTCAGCCGCTTCATCCTGCCTACCGGCAAACAGGCCCCCGCCATTGCCGAGAATCTATCAGACCAGGCCGTTGTCAACGAGTTCTTCATCGAGAATGAGCTTGGTACTCCCCCCACGGTTCCCCAGGGCGTGACGGCGCGCGCATTTCTGTCCGAGTACATGCGCGACTTCTACACGGCAAAGTCGGGTCGCGACTATTCATCATGTCCTGAGACAGAACTGATCGACACCACCCAATACTCCCTCTTCCCCAACCTGATCGTGTGGCGCACTTTGCTCTTTCCCGCCGTGTATCGCATCCGGCCAAACGGGAACGACCCCCATTCCTGCATCTGGGAATGGTATTTCATGGCAGATGTTCCGGCTTCCGGGATACGGCCGCCAGCCGCCGAGATGGAAGATATAAGCGACATCACTTTTACAGAGGCGCTGAAGAATTATTCGCCCTTGATGGGCGTAACCTACGACCAAGATTTCCGAAACCTTACTGCAATACAGCAAGGTATTTCGGGCGCTCTCGATGTCCCAATGCAGTTTGCGGAGTATCAGGAGATCAGAATAAAGCACCTTGAGAAAACGCTCGATGCCTATCTGGATAAGTATGCACCAGAAACAGCGCTCGGACAGAACGCAACGTAG
- a CDS encoding pseudoazurin: MFLKFLMTGMISVAMIAPATGKTITVEMKNKGAAGFMIFEPAFVQATVGDVITFVPTDPGHNAETIPGILPDGVPPSAGAMNKIFTLRLTKDGLYGIECKPHFGMGMVALVKVGRGKSSNAAKAMTAKLPPLAKKRMTTMLLTAN, encoded by the coding sequence ATGTTCTTGAAGTTCTTGATGACCGGTATGATTTCCGTTGCGATGATAGCCCCGGCGACCGGAAAGACTATCACAGTCGAGATGAAGAACAAGGGTGCAGCGGGATTCATGATATTTGAGCCGGCTTTTGTTCAAGCTACTGTTGGCGACGTGATCACATTTGTCCCGACTGATCCAGGACATAATGCCGAGACTATTCCGGGCATATTACCTGATGGCGTGCCGCCTAGTGCGGGCGCGATGAACAAGATCTTCACGCTAAGATTAACGAAAGACGGACTATACGGGATCGAGTGCAAACCTCATTTTGGCATGGGAATGGTCGCACTCGTGAAAGTAGGACGGGGTAAATCCTCCAATGCCGCAAAAGCCATGACTGCCAAACTTCCTCCTTTAGCCAAAAAGCGGATGACCACCATGCTACTTACGGCAAACTAA
- a CDS encoding epoxide hydrolase family protein — MGLRAFDAGASSNKEQTLHDIEPFVLSIADSELEDLRRRLRETRWPETEPVPDWSQGAPLARVKALCDYWLNDYDWRRCEAVLNGYPQYRTVINGLGIHFLHIRSPEPDALPLLMTHGWPGSIVEFLKVIGPLTDPAAHGGNPRDAFHLVLPSLPGYGFSDKPTETGWGPVRTARAWLTLMERLGYARFVKQGGDWGAMVTKAMAAMKAPQCLAVHLNMPLIIPADEEIATATDEERAILADQEYFLTQDSAYLELQRTRPQTIGYGLADSPAGQASWIYEKLQSWSDHNGQVEEILSMDEILDNIMMYWLPNTAASSARFYQEGIEFAFTSERIDTPVGISNFPKEVYRSSRRWADRVFGNIIYWNTPHKGGHFAAFEQPELFVQEVRDCFRQFQIGGAYQSNSGGRPL, encoded by the coding sequence ATGGGCCTGCGGGCTTTTGATGCTGGGGCATCGTCAAATAAGGAACAAACATTGCATGACATTGAGCCATTTGTTCTTTCCATCGCTGACAGCGAGCTTGAGGATCTCAGGCGCCGGTTGCGTGAAACCCGCTGGCCGGAGACAGAACCCGTGCCTGACTGGAGCCAGGGGGCGCCGCTCGCAAGAGTGAAGGCGCTGTGCGACTATTGGCTAAATGACTATGACTGGCGTCGCTGCGAAGCCGTGCTGAACGGATACCCGCAGTACCGGACCGTCATCAATGGATTGGGCATCCATTTCCTGCACATCCGGTCGCCCGAACCGGATGCTCTGCCCCTTCTTATGACCCATGGCTGGCCCGGATCGATCGTTGAGTTCCTCAAGGTCATCGGGCCGCTCACCGACCCGGCGGCACATGGCGGGAACCCGCGCGATGCCTTCCATCTGGTCTTGCCATCATTGCCAGGTTACGGCTTTTCGGACAAGCCGACGGAAACAGGTTGGGGACCGGTGCGAACTGCTCGGGCCTGGCTGACGTTGATGGAGCGGCTCGGCTATGCCCGCTTCGTCAAGCAGGGCGGCGACTGGGGCGCGATGGTGACAAAGGCGATGGCGGCGATGAAAGCCCCGCAATGCCTGGCCGTTCACCTGAATATGCCGCTGATAATTCCCGCTGATGAAGAGATCGCCACCGCGACAGATGAAGAGCGAGCCATTCTTGCCGACCAGGAATATTTCCTGACGCAGGACTCAGCCTATCTGGAACTGCAACGCACACGACCGCAGACAATCGGATACGGACTCGCCGACTCACCGGCGGGGCAAGCAAGCTGGATCTATGAAAAGCTTCAGAGCTGGTCGGATCATAATGGCCAGGTCGAAGAGATTCTGAGCATGGATGAAATACTCGACAATATTATGATGTATTGGCTGCCTAACACCGCTGCTTCCTCTGCCCGATTTTATCAGGAAGGGATCGAATTCGCCTTCACCAGTGAGCGGATCGATACACCCGTTGGCATCAGCAATTTTCCGAAGGAAGTCTATCGTTCCTCGCGGCGATGGGCTGACCGGGTATTCGGCAACATCATCTACTGGAACACCCCGCACAAGGGCGGCCATTTTGCAGCATTTGAGCAACCCGAGTTGTTCGTGCAGGAAGTTCGGGATTGTTTCAGACAGTTTCAAATCGGCGGCGCTTACCAGTCGAACAGCGGAGGACGGCCACTGTGA
- a CDS encoding nuclear transport factor 2 family protein, producing MPSDDSPNQADVANLLAVEAIRRLKYRYAGYCDQNYAPDSLAELFTEDAVWEGGMFGIHQGREAIRELFRGSGQTVAFAAHYMLNPIIDVSDDRGIGSWYLWQSLVMKKDSKAFWLMGKYNDDYALVDGEWKFANVKLTVDILTPYDDGPGKIRMAPFS from the coding sequence ATGCCTTCTGATGACTCCCCTAATCAGGCAGATGTCGCCAACCTCTTAGCAGTCGAAGCCATCCGGCGACTCAAATATCGCTATGCGGGTTACTGCGATCAAAATTATGCCCCAGATTCGCTTGCCGAGCTCTTTACGGAGGATGCAGTTTGGGAAGGAGGCATGTTTGGCATTCACCAGGGTCGCGAAGCAATACGAGAATTATTTCGAGGCTCTGGCCAGACCGTTGCCTTTGCCGCCCACTACATGCTTAACCCTATCATCGATGTGTCGGACGACCGCGGTATCGGTAGCTGGTACTTGTGGCAGAGCCTAGTCATGAAGAAGGATAGTAAGGCCTTTTGGCTGATGGGCAAATATAATGACGACTATGCCCTAGTCGACGGCGAATGGAAATTCGCGAATGTTAAGCTGACCGTCGATATCCTGACACCCTATGATGACGGTCCTGGCAAGATCCGCATGGCTCCGTTTTCCTGA
- a CDS encoding FAD-binding protein produces MGGWVPVSVLRHVDGRLDKYPHFGFDRGKPGSLIVDAFGKRFINEAAPYLVFGQAMHAQKITKAWLIGNRRFLRKYGMGLALPAPYPIGHLIRQGYLLQADTIQDLANKIGIDVMTLNVTIEEFNHHARDGKDPLFRRGENAFDASQGDAGHQPNPNLAPLEGGPYYALALYPGSISSVLGLETNANAQVLSPSGDVMPGLYAIGPDQNTVMRGTYPGGGSSIGPAMTFGYIAAKHMAEENYGQTH; encoded by the coding sequence ATGGGGGGATGGGTCCCGGTTTCCGTTCTACGCCATGTTGACGGCAGGCTAGACAAATATCCGCATTTCGGCTTCGACCGCGGCAAGCCTGGTTCGCTGATAGTGGATGCATTCGGCAAGCGTTTCATAAACGAGGCTGCACCCTATCTGGTGTTCGGCCAAGCCATGCATGCCCAGAAAATCACGAAAGCCTGGCTCATCGGCAATCGACGTTTTTTGCGCAAGTACGGAATGGGACTTGCGCTGCCTGCACCTTATCCTATCGGGCACCTCATCCGACAAGGCTATCTTCTCCAAGCAGACACAATACAGGATCTCGCAAATAAGATCGGCATTGATGTAATGACATTAAATGTAACGATTGAAGAATTCAATCACCATGCGCGAGATGGTAAAGACCCGTTATTTCGGCGCGGCGAGAACGCATTTGACGCTTCGCAGGGCGACGCTGGTCATCAGCCAAACCCCAATCTGGCGCCTCTTGAAGGTGGGCCATATTATGCCCTCGCCTTATATCCAGGAAGCATAAGCTCTGTGCTCGGTTTAGAGACCAACGCAAATGCCCAGGTGCTGAGCCCATCCGGGGATGTCATGCCCGGACTTTATGCGATCGGACCTGACCAGAATACGGTGATGCGCGGTACATATCCGGGCGGAGGATCGAGTATCGGTCCAGCCATGACCTTCGGCTATATCGCGGCAAAGCATATGGCGGAAGAGAATTACGGTCAGACCCATTAG
- a CDS encoding sugar phosphate isomerase/epimerase family protein, producing MNDNLVMYSATVHALPFVEQCRATQIAQCRELTMSPLDYVNLLASGLSTAELKTIAADHGLTFNHLEPLSTWAPNWMPAAGSGLVDTDYIRFPENEFFDIAEALGCTSFGAIASYPKGTYSLNEEIDLFGALCERSQQRGLKVALEFIPFLGVNSLSAAWDIVSAVSMPNAGILFDTWHYFRSGSTAALLSTIPGDRIFAVQLNDGSAELAPGVSLFEDCTTRRMLPGEGAFGVRETVALLRQIGGFNNVGPEIFSAELNALPAEEIGLRCRTSLENVTC from the coding sequence GTGAACGACAATTTGGTCATGTACAGCGCGACAGTTCACGCGCTACCTTTTGTTGAACAGTGTCGCGCCACCCAGATCGCTCAGTGTCGCGAACTCACGATGAGTCCGCTCGACTATGTTAATCTTCTCGCATCAGGTCTGAGCACTGCTGAACTGAAGACAATCGCTGCTGACCATGGTCTTACATTCAATCATCTGGAGCCATTGAGTACGTGGGCGCCGAATTGGATGCCTGCGGCAGGGTCCGGGCTAGTCGATACCGACTATATAAGATTTCCGGAGAATGAGTTTTTCGATATCGCTGAAGCACTCGGTTGCACCTCATTCGGCGCCATTGCCAGCTATCCTAAAGGCACCTATTCGCTTAACGAAGAGATAGATCTTTTCGGCGCTCTTTGCGAACGATCCCAACAGCGCGGCCTGAAGGTGGCATTGGAATTTATCCCATTCCTGGGCGTGAACTCGCTCTCTGCCGCGTGGGATATAGTATCTGCCGTGTCGATGCCTAATGCCGGCATCCTGTTCGACACCTGGCACTATTTTCGCAGCGGTTCCACCGCAGCATTATTAAGCACGATTCCCGGCGACCGCATTTTCGCCGTTCAACTCAATGACGGCAGCGCCGAACTCGCCCCTGGGGTAAGCCTGTTCGAGGACTGCACGACACGCCGCATGTTGCCTGGAGAAGGGGCGTTCGGGGTGCGCGAGACTGTTGCGCTTCTTCGTCAGATCGGTGGTTTCAACAATGTCGGCCCAGAGATTTTTTCTGCTGAGCTTAACGCCCTTCCGGCTGAGGAAATCGGGTTGCGCTGCCGCACCAGTTTGGAAAATGTAACTTGTTAA
- a CDS encoding FAD-binding protein, with amino-acid sequence MVSEGRLEAIVVNLDGSRSTIRARRGIVLASGGFGADPKWRERYMPLPDAHISVQPDTNVGDGIRLGQAAGGALGEDNPDNGGMGPGFRSTPC; translated from the coding sequence ATCGTTAGCGAAGGCCGATTGGAAGCTATCGTGGTTAACCTTGACGGCAGTCGGAGTACCATAAGGGCGCGACGCGGAATCGTGCTAGCCAGCGGCGGCTTTGGCGCAGACCCGAAATGGCGCGAGCGCTACATGCCGCTGCCCGACGCCCATATTTCGGTTCAGCCCGATACTAATGTAGGCGATGGGATACGTCTGGGACAGGCTGCGGGGGGCGCGCTGGGTGAGGATAATCCTGACAATGGGGGGATGGGTCCCGGTTTCCGTTCTACGCCATGTTGA
- a CDS encoding c-type cytochrome, which produces MRKRNPLVLAAAGLPLLLLASCQGHAESQPASGSGKQQVASELATLREDVLRLDKLPKSQRLFEERCAICHGTTDSHPANRLLTNRYGAGKGNIVGRSDLTPETVKMVVRNGQLGMFPFSKMDLNDEDLNEIANYVAGSAPK; this is translated from the coding sequence ATGCGCAAGCGCAATCCTCTCGTCCTTGCCGCCGCCGGGCTACCCCTTCTCCTCCTGGCCTCCTGTCAGGGTCATGCGGAAAGCCAGCCGGCTAGCGGTTCGGGCAAACAGCAGGTCGCGTCTGAACTGGCTACTTTGCGTGAGGACGTTCTACGGCTGGACAAGCTTCCGAAGTCGCAGCGTCTTTTCGAGGAACGTTGCGCGATCTGCCACGGTACGACGGACAGCCATCCTGCAAATCGGCTGCTCACCAACCGATATGGAGCCGGCAAGGGCAACATCGTTGGTCGAAGCGATCTGACACCCGAGACTGTCAAGATGGTGGTGCGAAACGGCCAGCTGGGGATGTTCCCCTTCTCCAAAATGGATCTCAACGACGAAGATCTCAACGAGATCGCGAACTATGTCGCTGGGAGCGCTCCAAAGTGA
- a CDS encoding TonB-dependent receptor, translating to MLKKGIFALLLGGSIIAQAAAQESSPAAQGGPQAATSGTQDIIVTAQKREQKLQDVGLSITAVGAEALANQRIQGVADLAKVVPGLTTTPSPNSTPVYTLRGVGFFESSLAATPDVAIYMDQAPFSLPAFSTLSAFDLERIEVLKGPQGTLFGANATGGAINFIAAKPTRDFKAGVDLGYGRFNTVELAGFVSGPLSDTLLARFAVKAVRGDEWQRSYTRDDKLGKTNTTAARLLLDWRPSDRASFLLNVNGWRDKSDPQAPQIARPTTPADLQVPIGTVSQLTGRGVTASLPILNFPAAPRNARAADWSPAARPYADVKTDQVTLNATYDILGDVTITSLTSYTKYKHDKAQNLSGSPLLAIDNTGNSANATAFSEELRLANSGAGPFRWVVGGNFEKVKSYEQADLVFSGASGGFQQGFSNTTYDTRQNVRRIAAFGNVEYDLSDRLTAKAGIRYTNSRHRDASRSSPTPGYVEPFPGDPTAEQFLNAVFGGVYTPLFCPGVVYQYIPGTSYAIDPDTCATGTFRDTLKENNTSWRLGFDYKATDDLLLYVNVSKGYKAGAFPAAAAANQAQFRPVVQESVIDYEAGFKSTISNIATINGSVFYYDYRNKQLRSTVVDPLFDKLDNLVNVPKSVIKGAELELSARPLPRLSISAAATYVDAKIKRFQGITGSTNISPTTGQPTFFKFPVFADFNGVRLPFAPKYQFSFAADYSTEVASGIDAFVGGNLAAQTKSFGSPQLTARNKKDAQIDGYATLDLRAGFGASDDRWKITFWGRNITNKYYWTNSLRNYDTIVRYTGRPAEYGVTAGLRL from the coding sequence ATGCTGAAAAAAGGAATATTTGCCTTACTTCTCGGGGGATCGATCATCGCGCAGGCGGCCGCCCAGGAATCGTCGCCAGCAGCACAAGGAGGTCCGCAAGCGGCAACCTCTGGAACGCAGGACATCATCGTGACCGCACAAAAGCGTGAGCAGAAATTGCAGGATGTCGGCCTAAGCATAACGGCCGTCGGCGCCGAAGCGCTCGCTAACCAGCGCATCCAGGGCGTAGCCGATCTGGCGAAGGTCGTGCCTGGTCTCACAACGACGCCCAGCCCTAATTCGACCCCGGTCTATACGTTGCGGGGCGTGGGTTTCTTCGAGAGTTCTTTGGCTGCAACCCCGGACGTCGCCATCTACATGGATCAGGCGCCTTTTTCCCTGCCCGCATTTTCCACGCTGTCGGCCTTCGATCTCGAGCGTATAGAAGTGCTCAAGGGGCCGCAGGGGACTTTGTTCGGCGCCAATGCGACGGGCGGTGCCATCAATTTCATCGCGGCAAAGCCTACGCGGGACTTCAAGGCTGGCGTCGATCTGGGCTATGGCCGCTTCAACACCGTCGAACTGGCGGGTTTCGTCAGCGGTCCTCTTTCCGACACGCTGCTCGCGCGATTTGCCGTAAAGGCAGTGCGCGGCGACGAGTGGCAGCGCAGCTATACCCGCGACGACAAGCTGGGTAAGACCAACACAACGGCGGCGAGACTTCTTCTGGACTGGAGGCCCAGCGACAGGGCGTCGTTCCTGCTGAACGTTAACGGCTGGCGCGACAAGTCGGATCCGCAGGCGCCACAAATCGCGCGCCCGACAACCCCGGCCGATCTGCAGGTTCCGATAGGCACCGTGAGCCAGCTAACGGGCCGAGGCGTGACGGCTAGCCTGCCAATATTGAACTTTCCTGCCGCACCCCGGAATGCCCGCGCCGCTGACTGGTCCCCCGCTGCTCGGCCCTATGCCGATGTGAAGACGGATCAGGTAACGCTCAACGCGACTTATGACATCCTCGGCGATGTGACGATTACATCTCTTACCAGCTACACCAAATATAAGCACGATAAGGCTCAGAACCTTTCGGGATCCCCACTTCTCGCCATTGACAATACTGGGAACTCCGCGAACGCCACCGCATTCAGCGAGGAACTAAGGCTCGCCAATTCAGGGGCTGGGCCGTTCCGGTGGGTTGTTGGCGGTAATTTCGAAAAGGTGAAGTCGTACGAGCAGGCTGATCTGGTTTTTTCAGGTGCATCGGGCGGATTCCAGCAGGGCTTTTCCAACACGACCTACGACACCCGTCAAAATGTGCGTCGTATCGCGGCATTCGGCAACGTCGAATATGATCTGTCGGATAGACTGACGGCTAAGGCGGGTATTCGCTACACAAACTCTCGTCATCGCGATGCCAGTCGATCCTCACCGACACCCGGCTATGTCGAGCCTTTTCCCGGCGATCCCACAGCCGAACAGTTCCTGAATGCGGTTTTCGGAGGCGTCTACACGCCACTATTCTGCCCCGGCGTGGTATATCAATATATTCCGGGCACGTCATACGCGATCGATCCCGACACCTGCGCGACCGGCACGTTCCGTGACACCCTCAAGGAAAACAACACGTCGTGGCGGCTGGGCTTTGACTACAAGGCAACGGATGACCTTCTGCTCTATGTAAATGTGTCGAAAGGCTATAAAGCAGGTGCTTTCCCGGCGGCAGCTGCCGCGAACCAAGCGCAGTTCCGCCCTGTCGTACAAGAGTCCGTCATCGATTATGAGGCAGGGTTTAAATCGACGATCTCGAACATCGCCACAATCAACGGTTCTGTTTTCTATTATGATTATCGTAACAAACAACTTCGCTCTACTGTCGTTGATCCTCTCTTCGACAAGCTAGACAATCTCGTCAACGTGCCAAAGTCGGTCATCAAGGGCGCAGAACTGGAGCTGAGTGCGCGCCCCCTCCCCAGGCTTTCGATCAGCGCTGCTGCGACATATGTCGATGCCAAAATCAAGCGGTTCCAAGGTATTACGGGAAGCACGAACATTTCGCCGACCACTGGTCAGCCCACATTCTTCAAATTCCCCGTCTTCGCGGATTTTAATGGAGTTCGACTGCCCTTTGCACCAAAATATCAGTTCAGCTTCGCTGCTGACTATTCTACCGAAGTCGCCAGTGGGATCGATGCTTTCGTCGGCGGCAATTTAGCCGCGCAAACGAAGAGCTTTGGTTCGCCCCAGTTAACGGCCCGCAACAAGAAGGACGCGCAGATCGACGGTTACGCGACGCTCGATCTCAGAGCCGGGTTTGGCGCTTCAGACGACAGATGGAAGATCACCTTCTGGGGCCGTAACATCACTAACAAATATTACTGGACCAACAGCCTGCGTAACTACGATACGATCGTACGCTACACTGGGCGACCTGCCGAATATGGCGTGACAGCGGGCTTGCGCCTGTAA
- a CDS encoding PaaI family thioesterase — MDIFTKNAARLDGLDQLRAFLANGGQAPMTQTLGIALVEIDAGRAVFEGDPDASVYNPIGTVHGGYAATLLDSACGCAVHSRLSPDQGYATLELKISYHWPVSETSGRVRAEGTLLSIGRRAAFAQAQLTDEQGRLCASATSTLLVFDRKPEAD, encoded by the coding sequence ATGGACATCTTCACGAAGAATGCCGCCCGCCTCGACGGGCTGGATCAACTTCGGGCCTTCCTCGCCAACGGCGGTCAGGCACCTATGACGCAAACCTTGGGCATAGCACTTGTGGAGATAGATGCTGGCCGGGCCGTCTTCGAAGGTGATCCCGACGCTTCGGTCTATAATCCAATTGGGACTGTCCATGGCGGCTATGCTGCGACGTTGCTGGACAGCGCCTGCGGCTGCGCCGTCCACTCGCGCTTGTCCCCGGATCAGGGCTATGCCACTCTTGAACTCAAGATCAGTTATCACTGGCCGGTCAGCGAGACAAGTGGACGGGTGCGCGCAGAAGGCACGTTGCTGTCCATCGGCCGCCGCGCCGCGTTTGCACAAGCCCAACTGACCGACGAACAAGGCCGCCTATGCGCTTCGGCGACATCGACCCTGCTCGTATTCGACCGAAAGCCGGAAGCTGACTGA
- a CDS encoding FAD-binding protein — protein MEVDVIIVGSVAGGLATAVVAAQLGLSVVVCEKAPCFGGTTALSLGGPWIVANKHQSGLGIADTIEAGDTYLRAVLGNLYDSEKIATYLRAGREMIAFMEANSAVVWAGFTMPDYYPELPGASVGRTMLVDPYDGKKLGPYLKLLKLPLRGIAQFGTMQVDMREAGRFQSTFKNAASFTFTSKRFLRYGFDLLRFGRGSYLANGNALIGRLIRSPWISASFSSHPPRLRN, from the coding sequence ATGGAAGTCGATGTGATTATAGTTGGGTCGGTTGCCGGCGGCTTGGCTACTGCTGTAGTTGCGGCGCAGCTAGGTCTATCGGTTGTAGTGTGCGAGAAGGCGCCATGTTTTGGGGGAACGACCGCGCTGTCGCTAGGCGGACCGTGGATAGTTGCGAACAAGCATCAATCGGGCCTTGGCATTGCGGACACGATCGAGGCCGGTGATACCTATCTGCGCGCGGTACTGGGCAATCTCTATGATTCAGAAAAGATCGCAACATATTTGCGCGCCGGGCGCGAGATGATTGCGTTCATGGAGGCAAACTCGGCCGTCGTTTGGGCCGGCTTCACCATGCCCGACTATTATCCAGAACTGCCGGGTGCATCGGTGGGACGTACGATGCTGGTGGACCCGTATGATGGCAAAAAGCTTGGTCCGTATCTGAAGCTCCTGAAGCTGCCTTTGCGAGGCATCGCGCAGTTTGGTACGATGCAAGTTGACATGCGTGAGGCCGGTCGCTTCCAGTCCACATTCAAAAACGCCGCCTCTTTCACTTTCACCAGCAAGCGGTTCCTGCGCTATGGCTTCGACTTGCTGCGTTTTGGTCGTGGCTCCTATTTAGCCAATGGCAATGCGCTTATCGGCCGGCTTATTCGATCTCCCTGGATCTCGGCGTCATTCTCAAGCCATCCACCCCGCTTGAGGAACTAA
- a CDS encoding Rieske (2Fe-2S) protein: MTEFVPVLDEAQLPAGRNKAVEAFGQSVLLCRTADGLYAVANECTHQKLALEGGRIRGNSIFCPAHGVRFDLRTGCPTGTLTDKPLQRFEARISDGQIEIARLESETGSAS; this comes from the coding sequence ATGACTGAGTTCGTGCCTGTACTAGATGAGGCCCAGCTTCCAGCCGGGAGAAACAAGGCAGTAGAAGCCTTTGGCCAATCAGTGCTTCTGTGCCGCACGGCAGACGGTTTGTACGCTGTGGCGAACGAGTGCACGCATCAGAAACTGGCCCTAGAGGGCGGACGTATCCGTGGAAACTCTATTTTTTGCCCAGCGCATGGTGTCCGTTTCGATTTGCGTACCGGTTGTCCGACTGGCACGCTGACAGACAAGCCATTGCAACGCTTCGAAGCGCGGATATCCGATGGCCAAATCGAAATTGCGCGGTTGGAATCTGAAACGGGTTCGGCTTCGTAA